A genomic segment from Bradyrhizobium sp. ISRA430 encodes:
- a CDS encoding zinc-binding dehydrogenase → MKAYVYGPDGARISDVAQPTPKGSQVLVRVRACGLNRADTGMRKGHAHGAAGGVGTVLGMEWAGEVAALGPDAKGVKIGDRIMGSGAAAFAEYTLADHGRLFRAPSNMNFEEAASLPVALATMHNAVVTVGGVQPGQAVLIQGASSGVGLMAMQIAKLKGAKLVIGSSTDAYRRGRLTDYGADLAIDSSDPGWVDQVLKATNGEGVDLIVDQVSGKVANQNLAATKVKGRIVNVGRLGGTHADFNFDLHAARRINYIGVTFRTRTIEEIREIFDEVRKDIWGAVESRKLQLPIDKVFAFDDIDSAFEHMEANKHLGKIVVTV, encoded by the coding sequence GTCGCTCAACCTACACCTAAAGGTTCACAGGTGCTGGTTCGCGTCCGCGCCTGCGGGCTGAACCGCGCCGACACCGGCATGCGCAAAGGCCATGCCCATGGCGCTGCCGGCGGCGTCGGCACCGTGCTCGGCATGGAATGGGCTGGCGAAGTCGCTGCGCTCGGCCCGGACGCCAAGGGCGTCAAGATCGGTGACCGCATCATGGGCTCCGGCGCCGCGGCCTTCGCCGAATACACGCTTGCCGATCACGGCCGCCTGTTCCGCGCGCCCTCCAACATGAATTTTGAGGAAGCCGCCAGCCTCCCCGTCGCGCTCGCGACCATGCACAACGCCGTCGTCACGGTCGGCGGCGTGCAGCCCGGGCAAGCCGTGCTGATCCAGGGCGCAAGCTCCGGCGTCGGCCTGATGGCGATGCAGATCGCCAAGCTCAAGGGCGCAAAACTCGTGATCGGTTCGTCGACGGACGCCTATCGCCGCGGCCGGCTGACCGACTACGGCGCGGATCTGGCGATCGACTCCTCCGACCCCGGCTGGGTCGACCAGGTGCTGAAGGCGACGAACGGCGAAGGCGTCGATCTCATTGTCGACCAGGTCTCGGGCAAGGTCGCCAACCAGAACCTCGCCGCGACCAAGGTCAAGGGTCGCATCGTCAATGTCGGCCGGCTCGGCGGCACGCATGCCGACTTCAATTTCGACCTGCACGCGGCCCGCCGCATCAACTACATCGGCGTCACCTTCCGCACCCGCACCATCGAGGAGATTCGCGAGATCTTTGACGAGGTCAGGAAGGACATCTGGGGCGCAGTCGAGTCGCGCAAGCTGCAGCTTCCGATCGACAAGGTGTTTGCGTTCGACGACATCGACAGCGCATTCGAGCACATGGAAGCCAACAAGCATCTGGGGAAGATCGTCGTGACGGTGTGA
- a CDS encoding cation-efflux pump: MTSQHSKTSVAAISIFASGGMAAAKFVVGLAIGSLALISEALHSSIDLVATIITWAVVRVSDKPADEEHHYGHGKLESVSALGVTALLYVLAGGILVEAYSRLHEGTPPPTISAVPFVVLVIDIVVNLWRARALHRAARETRSQALAADALHFASDVMGSLAVIVGLVLAAFGFWWGDAAAAAAVAVMIAALGLRMAGSTVQTLVDRAPEGAQEKATAAIRSVPGVIDVERLRVRMVGATTFIDTIAKVPRTYPIDRVEDIKRNAQAAVGKAFGDADLTFTAVPVARNNETVRDRIMVIARNSGLAIHHVTVHDLGAKLIVGIDLEVYGEMQLVAAHDIANTLERNIKEEFGEDVEVDVHIEPLDPELPFGVDAPPERVQTIAAALADYARGGEIHDVHNVRVRNTDAGEIVNFHCRAAPSMSVIKVHEQVDAIERALRRNFPSVKRVISHAEPPRS, translated from the coding sequence ATGACCTCCCAGCACAGCAAAACATCGGTCGCAGCGATCTCGATCTTCGCCAGCGGCGGCATGGCGGCGGCCAAGTTCGTGGTCGGGCTCGCTATCGGCTCGCTCGCATTGATCTCGGAAGCCCTGCACTCCTCGATCGACCTGGTCGCGACCATCATCACTTGGGCCGTGGTGCGGGTATCCGACAAGCCCGCGGACGAGGAGCACCATTACGGCCACGGCAAGCTGGAAAGCGTCTCCGCGCTCGGCGTTACCGCCCTGCTCTACGTGCTCGCCGGCGGCATTCTGGTCGAGGCCTATAGCCGCCTGCACGAGGGAACCCCGCCGCCGACCATTTCGGCTGTCCCCTTCGTCGTGCTGGTGATCGACATCGTCGTCAATCTGTGGCGCGCCCGCGCGCTCCACCGTGCGGCGCGGGAGACCCGCAGCCAGGCGCTGGCCGCCGACGCGCTGCATTTCGCTTCCGACGTCATGGGCTCCCTTGCCGTCATTGTCGGCCTGGTCCTCGCCGCCTTCGGCTTCTGGTGGGGCGACGCCGCGGCGGCGGCCGCCGTGGCCGTGATGATCGCGGCGCTCGGCCTGCGCATGGCCGGCTCGACAGTGCAGACGCTGGTCGATCGCGCGCCGGAGGGCGCGCAGGAAAAGGCCACGGCCGCGATCCGCAGCGTCCCCGGCGTGATCGACGTCGAGCGGTTGCGGGTGCGCATGGTCGGGGCGACCACGTTCATCGACACCATCGCCAAGGTACCGCGAACCTATCCGATCGACCGCGTCGAGGACATCAAGCGCAATGCGCAGGCTGCCGTCGGCAAGGCGTTCGGCGATGCCGACCTCACCTTCACGGCAGTCCCCGTCGCGCGCAACAACGAGACCGTGCGCGACCGCATCATGGTGATCGCGCGCAATTCAGGCCTCGCCATCCACCACGTCACGGTGCACGACCTCGGCGCCAAGCTGATCGTCGGCATCGACCTCGAGGTCTACGGCGAGATGCAGCTCGTGGCCGCCCATGACATCGCCAACACGCTGGAGCGCAACATCAAGGAGGAATTCGGCGAGGACGTCGAGGTCGACGTCCATATCGAGCCGCTGGACCCGGAACTGCCGTTCGGCGTCGACGCACCGCCGGAGCGGGTGCAGACGATCGCAGCCGCGCTCGCCGACTATGCGCGCGGCGGAGAGATCCACGACGTGCACAATGTCCGTGTCCGCAACACCGATGCCGGCGAGATCGTCAACTTCCACTGCCGCGCGGCGCCGTCGATGAGCGTGATCAAGGTGCACGAGCAGGTCGACGCGATCGAGCGCGCGCTACGCCGCAACTTCCCGAGCGTGAAGCGCGTGATCAGTCACGCCGAACCGCCGCGCTCATGA